From a region of the Acinetobacter larvae genome:
- the dusB gene encoding tRNA dihydrouridine synthase DusB, with amino-acid sequence MDQKIWVAPMAGVTDRPFRTLCKYFGAGHAVSEMMTADKTLRMSKKSLYRANFDGEIAPISAQIAGSDPAELAEAARYQVANGAQIVDINMGCPAKKVCNKLAGSALLQDEDLVARILDAVVAAVDVPVTLKTRLGFLNGQENIMRIADQAEKSGIAALVLHGRTREDMYLNTARYELIKQVKSSIQIPVIANGDIDSPEKAQYVMDYTGADAIMIGRAAQGRPWIFREIAHFLRTGQHLAAPEILEVKQVLIEHLSELYQFYGEYSGCRIARKHIAWYTKGLYASNEFRQNMYQVESTATQAAVVEAYFDQLLNRGSRMSDVQVDQVNLLAI; translated from the coding sequence ATGGATCAGAAGATTTGGGTTGCTCCGATGGCAGGGGTAACGGATCGACCATTTCGAACATTATGTAAATATTTTGGTGCAGGTCATGCTGTTAGTGAAATGATGACGGCAGATAAAACGCTACGCATGAGTAAGAAAAGTTTATATCGCGCTAATTTTGATGGTGAAATTGCTCCCATTTCTGCTCAAATTGCTGGTTCAGATCCTGCTGAATTGGCAGAGGCGGCCCGATATCAAGTGGCTAACGGTGCACAGATTGTAGACATTAATATGGGGTGTCCTGCCAAAAAAGTGTGCAATAAACTGGCTGGTTCTGCGTTATTACAAGACGAAGACCTAGTTGCTCGAATATTAGATGCTGTTGTTGCTGCAGTTGATGTTCCTGTAACCCTTAAAACACGTTTAGGTTTTCTAAACGGTCAAGAAAATATTATGCGTATTGCAGATCAAGCAGAAAAGTCCGGTATTGCCGCATTGGTATTGCATGGGCGTACACGTGAAGATATGTATCTTAATACTGCACGTTATGAATTAATTAAACAGGTCAAATCCAGTATTCAAATTCCGGTGATTGCCAATGGAGATATTGATAGTCCTGAAAAAGCTCAATATGTGATGGATTACACCGGTGCAGATGCCATTATGATTGGTCGCGCTGCGCAAGGTCGACCATGGATTTTTCGGGAGATTGCACATTTTTTACGAACAGGACAGCATCTGGCTGCACCAGAAATATTAGAAGTTAAACAGGTGCTTATTGAGCATTTAAGTGAATTGTATCAGTTTTATGGTGAATATTCAGGTTGTCGTATCGCACGTAAACATATTGCTTGGTACACCAAAGGTTTATATGCCAGTAATGAGTTTCGACAAAATATGTATCAAGTTGAGAGTACCGCAACACAAGCTGCTGTTGTGGAAGCATATTTTGACCAATTGCTCAATCGGGGTAGCCGCATGAGCGATGTACAAGTGGATCAGGTCAACTTACTTGCTATTTAA
- the hfq gene encoding RNA chaperone Hfq: protein MSKGQTLQDPFLNSLRKERIPVSIFLVNGIKLQGHIESFDQYVVLLKNTVSQMVYKHAISTVVPARNPRPVGAPAGGAQSAGGFGGQGGFGGQGGFGGQGGFGGQGGFGGQGGFGGQSGFGGQGGFGGQGGFGNQGGFGNQGGFGGQPAAPSFDNEGKFEDTQDDENNR, encoded by the coding sequence ATGTCTAAAGGTCAAACTTTACAAGATCCGTTCTTAAATTCTCTCCGTAAAGAACGCATTCCAGTTTCTATTTTTTTGGTAAACGGGATTAAATTGCAAGGTCACATTGAATCATTTGACCAATACGTTGTGTTATTAAAAAATACCGTTAGTCAAATGGTATACAAGCATGCAATTTCTACAGTCGTTCCTGCACGTAATCCTCGCCCAGTTGGTGCACCTGCGGGTGGCGCACAATCTGCTGGTGGCTTCGGTGGTCAAGGCGGCTTCGGTGGTCAAGGCGGTTTCGGTGGTCAAGGTGGCTTCGGCGGTCAAGGTGGCTTCGGTGGTCAAGGTGGCTTCGGTGGTCAAAGCGGTTTTGGTGGTCAAGGCGGCTTCGGTGGTCAAGGTGGCTTCGGCAACCAAGGTGGCTTCGGCAACCAAGGTGGTTTCGGTGGTCAACCTGCAGCGCCTAGCTTTGACAATGAAGGTAAATTCGAAGACACACAAGACGACGAAAACAATCGTTAA